Genomic DNA from Theileria equi strain WA chromosome 4 map unlocalized gcontig_1105316255033, whole genome shotgun sequence:
TCCAATAGTTGTATCTCTTTTCCAATCAGAAACTGCAAGGTACTCTTTTCTATTAAAATATGTATAAGTATATATTGTGTACCCATATCTGGTAATCTTTATTACCAAAGGAAGGACCCTGCTAGTATCATAATCCAAATAATATACGTCCAAACTTGAATTCCAATCGTCCAGATCTCCAAACCCCCTCTGTTCCGTCCCATGATGGTTTATTCCACCAATATAAGGATTTATTGAACCAGTACCCACTCGCCTTGGTGCatgagtatattttgtgTATCCAGTTGGATATTTGCTTGTAGATAAATCAATAATAATTTCGGCACAAGCTTTATATGTGTACTTTCCGTTGTCAGTAGTTACATCATCTGATCCTGGACCCTTCCCGATATCTACGGTTGTTAAATCATAGCTCGCCCAGCGTCTCTGACATGTTTTACTCATCTAGCGTTTTCACTGGATTATTGCTGAGCTATCATTTCCTAAATACCCTGCATATTAACCATTATGTACctctctcttcctcttccaatgtctcaactggtgtgagcagaattgtcagtatggatgaacACTATAACTACATACACTGCACTTTATTCCCATGCCACCAACTACATTAAATATTCAACTTACCATGAGTAAGACATGAATCAAGTTCGGATTGATCACCAACAGTATTGCCTGGTACTCCTTCAGGAATCATCCAGACAAACATGATTGGGATCAAATGCAAAACTGAACATAATATGATGAGTGGGACAAGTCCATCAAAATTTCCCTTGTCCACTCCGAAAAGATGCGTTGCCAAGGCTGAAATGTATGTACTAACATTAGATCCAACAAATTGTATACTCCACAATAGTGAATACATGCTTGATTCAATTCCCTGTGGGCACAGACGTATGGATGTGACAAATATCGGAATTGAATAAATCTCGCTAACAAACTCCAACATGGAGTTATCTGTTATGGCAAACGCACTATCTGGAATTCCCATAGCAAGATTCCACCTTTTAACCAATACGATACTTAGTAGGCAGAAAAATGATACCAGAATTGCTGCACTAATAAAAAGTTTTCGTACGTTAACCTCCCTGAAAAACTTTGCATAACAATATATACCAATCAGACCAGCCAGAGCCTGGACGGCTGCCAACCTTCCAAAAAGTTCCGGCTcaaaatgtagtttttcCGTCATAAAATAAAACATTGCGGTCCAAGCAGATGGAGCAAGCATAGTTATAAATAGAAAGAATGCAGGTTTCCTAATCTCTGGCATAGATGCAAATGTTACCAGACGTGACCATTGGTTTTGAACGCTTGGGAATACAACAACCTCACGTTCTTGAATAAAGGGCGTCGTTATGAAGACAATAATTGGCAACACTGATGCTATCAAAAACACCTTTCTCGTTGGAACTACCATCATAAGGACAGCACCCAAATAGAGTATTGCGGCAAATGTCAATTTCCTAAAGGCACAAAAAGCAGACATGGACCGCGTGACCTGGTCGTTCGACTGATGTCGCCCAGATTCTATAACGAGCGCCTCTCCAACTACATTACACATTGTCATTCCCAGATAAGACAGCGTCAAATAGGATGTTGTTGCAACGATCCCTTGTTCATTCGGAATACCCAACATCAACATGGCAAATAAAACAGTGAGAGATCCAATTGTTAGATAGCTTCTCCTTCTGCTTCCAAATATCGGCAGTGAATCGCTCATGAACGCAAATAGcatctttatatttaaaggCAACCTTATAAGACCGCAAATGAATATTAACATTGCTGTAAATTAGTGTAATGAGTGTGAATATatgaatggagatgaagaatagtATGTATGGGTAAAGAGTATTCCAAAGTATGCGACTGAAGAAAAGgttttttcatcaaagaGCATATCATCGTTCTAAAATGGCACAATATTCAAGATACTCCTAGACTCATATAATCATTAAATTCTAAATCCCCACTCATTAACATATTTGTAGGAAATGTAGATTACACTCGCAAACAGTGCAAGAGCTACAAGGGTGGAAGCCACTATAACTGTTGTCTTGACATTATCCGTAGGATTAGAAATGACCTTGGCTGGTTGATCTGGAGTTATTTCACCGTGTGAAGTTGATTGAACAGTAGGAACGGGGCCATGTTCTGTTACAGAAGATAAATGATCAGTATCTCCGCCATGTCCACCagtatcttcttcctctgaTGTTTGACCTGGCTCAAGTTTAGGTGAGGTAGCAGAACCATGTGAATCCGCATATCCTCCTAATCCTGGCAGAGAATTTGTTCCACTTGATCCACCAAGTACATTATCTAGTTTTCCAGTTTCAGGTCCATATTTAGGAATGTTTCTACAAACTATACCAAGAGCATTTGCAAGATTCCAAAGTTTCTCTTCAATATTATTAGGTTCATAATGATTATGTGGGTTTTTATCCTGCAACTCTACTGCTTCTTCCCAATCCTTCCCAACTGTTTCCAGTATTTTCCTGTTAAACCATTCACCCTTTTGTTGATCGTCGTAACTAACATAAATGAGAAGCGCCCTTTCATTCGATGTATTGTCACATGTAGATGAAAATACTATCACATATTCGACATTTAGGAACGGCAGTTGATCTATTCCATCCAAGGATGTATTTCCTTCCTTGAAACCAGAAACGTGAAATTTTTTGTAACTACTAGATGAGCTTTTCATATAATGTTCATGTGCAGCGAATccaaaaaattttacatCTGGATTAATTCTCACGGTTATTTTTGTATCATGTTCAACATGGCAATATGTAGCCTCGTTATTTCCAGGCGCTGGTTTCACATCAACAGAAATTTCTACCACATCATTCAACTCACAGTTTAGAGTGTCGAGTACATTAAGTTGGACATCGTCAGATGCAGAGACAGTAATCCAATCAAAACTTTTAGGTGAATCAAACTTTCTGTGCCAGATTTCATTGGCCTTTCCGCGtccatcttccttggcAATCTTTATCAAGAGTGGTTGCCCACTACCCGAATatttccagtagtagaTGGAAACGCTGGTAACCTTGCAAGTTTCAGAAAATTTTGGCTTGACTGAAATTGGACCATCTTTGTAAGTAACATCCTTTAGAGTAAAATATGGAGTATCATTaattttatggatatatttataatagCTACTTCCAAATTCACTCCTCGTAACCTTGATGGAGGTATTACCATCTTTATAACTACTCTCCTTTCCATCTTCGCCTGTTTTTTGCTCAATTTTAATGGTAACTTTTGGGCATGCATCTACACCCCTTTTTGCACGTTGCAGAATGTTCTGCAGATCTGATGGAGTATAACCTGGACCATAGTTACCATTAACCTTTTCCCAACTATTTACACTCGCATCATCGTCTCTTTTATAATACTCTACATCCATTGTGTCATTAGCAAAATATACTAGAATAAGTTGCAACAAAATTTACTTCTTGACCTCTAGGAATTTCATAAACTCACTACCATATCTTTATTGAAGCGGCACATCTTTAACTATTTACATACTCTTACACGTTCCCTATGAAGAGTATTCACCAAAAAATTTACAACCGCAATTAACACTCAATCCTACTTTGACACACACTTGTCTTGTAAGCATAATTTGTGATCCCCAATAGACAAGGGTCTATAGCATGTTCAATAATTTATGATGCCCTCTACATTTACCTAGGCTGCTGTCGCTATACTATACGTTTGTAATTTGATCAACTGCCGAGACCAATAATATACCCTCCATGAGATTAACCCTATATTCATTGCGTGGACAATGGCAAGGACCCCTTTCATAAATGTCAATAGCGTGGAAACAAGGAGAGGTTCTGCATGCAACGTTGTTTACCCCTTGAAAGAGAATAAGTGGCACTAATTGCAGGTTTTTAAAGGGTGGAACCACGTTGGGATCAACACCTTGCCATTTAGACCCGTTATCATCACTagcattttcatcaatttAATGTGCACCTTTACCATTTCTCCTGTTGTTGTCATGATAAAAACATCATTTGGTATGGTTGATACTGCGTTAATCTGCTAAAACTCGTAGTCACCCTTGAGCTGTTACATCCctttgcatgcaaaatTGCTAGACAATATTCATGCATCCCTGCTCATTGATCTCTAGCCTATAGTCTCCACAATTGGTTCAGCATCTACAATTTGGGAGAAACACAACTTTTCTCATCACACTGGGCTAGTGGACCATTGAATTTTCTATACTCGATTCTACAAAATACCCATTTATTCCCACGGAGCTCCACCATTCCCCTTTAGACATCATCCAAACGTGGACCCGTTCCAGGCTTCTATGGGTTCCCTGAGGTCGCCCGggtccctcattcttcggggtATTTCGCTCATTCTCAGACCAGTTGAGAGGTGTAAAGGGCCATATCTTGCCACTGTTGCATTATATGACGAGATGCTAGGCATCGAGCCATGACTCCTAGTCTTTCTGCCGCAAGAATGTGGAGAATAGACAGAGCATAGAAGCCTGTCTACTCCTCCATAAACTccctcatccatactatATCCAGATACCAAACGTTAGGAACTCCTATTCCGCTGTTGTtccattatacaactcgatgcttggcatCTCAATGGTAATTCATTCatctaaggatgaatttgcatcactcttccactcgttacactcattccatagtgatatactacctagtctccgacgtcggtaggtcgCCtgttcgctattccatagctcacattatgcTCACTTTGTTCGCCATtgctcattcttcgggacttATCCTCCCTTCAGTCGGATACTCCGCATAATACACATTCAACAAACCTGGTGGAAGACTAAAATCattcttgtaaatgtaCATGACGGGAAGACTGCTCATGAGGTCCACCCCGTTGATCATGGAGATAAAGCACGAAATGACCTCGTTTCTGGAGGAAAAGTAGCCATTCGAGTAGAGAACAGACTCGTCAAAGCTACAAATCCTCGCAAACGCCGAGTCTGGCTGCGCCTCCAACAGCTTCGGGTTGGAGAGCAGCAGACTGTCATTCTCTTCAAACATGATACCCATTAGCGCAAACGTGTTTTTAATTTAAATACAACGCCAACAAGTGTGAATGTGTTTCGTCTAGAATCGAAATTTGTACGAAAACGCGGAGATGATTCGTTCGACCATTCAGAGCCTTGAATTGGCACACATTATGGATTAAAACGCAAAATACTAGACGTGGTTAGCCAAATTAGCACACACGAATCTACCAACTGGTACCCCTGGCAATTTTGGTGCAGACTATTGCATCCTTCCGGAGCAGCGATGAAATGGGCAATGCTAGACCAATCATACAATGTGTAACGAGTGTCTAGAATGTATAAGCACGAGAAAATTGTCGTTAGACTAAAATACAATGTGAAGCGCAGATAGGGCAGAATGGACAAGATTTCCAATCACGGGAATCGAACTCTACATGTTGGTGTATTTTATGAATGGATGGCGACTATGGATTTAATGTCTATACGCGAATGGTTGTGAGCAATGTAATGGTAATGGCGTGGTGGAATTGATGAGCATAATGCTGTCGATGGCATGAGCCAGAGGCAGCATGAGCGAGTGGGAGTATAGGCCAGTATGGGCAATCATCGGTACGACTGAAAGAAGCCTCTGTGCACTAGTGCTTCATAGGTACCATGTTGAGCCAAGCTCCTCCCTTTTCCATACCGCAAAAACCACCACCGAGCCAGGAGTGCCGGTACGAGTAGAGCATTCCGTcactcgttacactcattccatagtgatgCATTCtctcatccattcttccagagaCTCCATAGTGGAGTAGACAGGCTCATATACTacgtatactcgccatcactcttccactcgttacactcattccatagtgatatactacctagtctttgacgtcggtaggtcacctgttttagtactccttacagtcaTACTTACacagtgagaatcctactgGCAGGAAGAGCTCCCGCTGGTAGCCCAGGCTCACTACGCTCAccatccctcattcttcgggactccGTCCAACGACGGCGctcgctattccatagctcacattatactcGCTTCACTCGTATGCTACACATTCAACAAACCTGGTGAATTTGCAAGTGCAAGAGCCTCCTTTCCGCCAGTGCGCCCTTTTCGAGGCAGGATTCGTCCATGTCAGACACCTTGGCTCCGCTGGAGCTGGAGACCAAAATGAATCCTTCATCCACTTGTTCCTCCATTTCCAGTGCAGAAGCCACACTCCTTCTAACCTGATCATACAAGCCTTCAAAAGTTTGTGAAAACTTTTCCACCTCGTCTACAATCTTGCCCTTGAGTTCAACCATTTTGCCCCTCTTCATTTCCCCAATTTGATCATTTGTTTCCGGTGAGAGGAGCATTTGGTCAATTGTGGAATAAATTGAGTATAGAGCAGCCTGGGGAGCCACAAGCAACTTGCCCAGCATTCTCTCGCTGTCAATATCCAAGAGGGCGCTCTTTACCGCATTGGCAATTGCCTCCTCGTCAAGCTTTGCCTCGAGACTATTTTGCttgattttaaagattccCAAGGGAACAAGCACACTTTTGATTGCCACAATCGGTGAAATTGTGGCGTGTTTTTCTGTAGCCCCTTTGTTctcatcttttccattcttttcGTGCTCATCCTTGTCATTTCCTCCCGACTGATCATTAGGCTGCATGCTGACTGGGGCAGCCTCGTGACTCTTGATGGGAGCTAGCTTCTCCTTGGACTGGACTTGCTCGTCTTTCTCTCGGGCAACCTTTGGTTCATCTACACCATTCTCATCACTATTGCCCATGCTCACTGCGTTCGCATTATGCCCATCCACCTTGTCGGCGTGACCATTTTCGTCACCGTCAATCTCCAAGAGAGACTCTGATAGTGATGGGTTAATCAAATTTGGACCAAATTGCATTCCAGACGTTGGAAGGCCAATCATGGATTCGATTGCACTCTTGTCAACGCTAGAGTCATGTTTCGCATTCATGAGCGACGTTAAAACTGAAACTTTATTCTCGTAGCCATCTTGTGCCAATTTTATAATTTCGGCAAGCAACGACTTTTGAAGAGTATTTAGCAACGCTTCAAACGGTTTGTATGCTTGAATGAATGTTTTGGTTGCCTCATTTAGAAACTCTTCGGCATCAATCACCATGCGAACAGTGTGGGTTCCAGGATCCACAAATGTTGATGACAGCAGTGCATCAGATCCGTTAGCAAGGGAACACAAACTTTTTGCGAGCATCTTCCACCTGTTGAATAATACGTGCTGAACCTGTGGAGATACTAGAGCCTCTTCACAATCGTGAAAGAGGGTGCGGAGTGTTTTCAGTGCATTTGCAGACTTTTCATAAATTACCCGTGTCTTCTCATCAGCAGCTGCCTTGGAAAAGGACTCTATGCGCTTATCCAAGAGGGAGTAGGTAaactttccattctctgTTCCTCTCAACATCTTTTCCTTTCCCAACTCGTTACCATTTCTGGCTGATCCTCCAAGATAGAGCTGGTTGAGGGCAGCTTCGGTTGAGCAGAGCGAGAACTTGAGATAGGTATTTGCCAAATTTGCAAACTCTGTACTACTGCATTTTAAACCTTTGGATTCCGTTGGTACTTTGCAGACTTTATCCATGGCTCTACACTCGCTTAGGAGTGGACTATCCAATGTTAAAACTGTTTTTGCTTCTAAACCTGAATGCGCATCCACCGAACCAGGCGACTTTTCTGGCCCCGCATTCAACTTGTTGGAGCCAGAGAATAGCCTGTGCAAGGGTCCATCTTCGATCGAGCGCTTGAGAGACGTTGAAAAGGCATCTTGTACGTGACACTTGCGCTCTCCTTGtaccagattctccaaactCATTCCTTCCGGTACAGCATCTTCCAAGCCCTTGGCGGCGCCTTGGTCAGGTTTAAAAGTTTCCTTGATCTGATCAGAGGAGATTAAAGCCTTTTCTCCAGGGGAGTCCGCGCCGCTCCTCGATATCCTTACGGAGACGGCCTCACCCAATAGAAGGAGAATTAAACAAGAACAAACCGGTGACATTACAAACACACCGCTTATTAAATCACTTACTTAATTCACGAatgaattttaaatctgaGAACGAATCATTCGTTCACTTGGCATTGCTAGCCTATTAAATCTCACTTTACCGTTACATGGGAGTGTCCCGGTTTAAATCTGATTTTCCATTCTAAAAATACATTATCCACCGGACGTTTGTATATCTAGTGAGAACATGGAGGTTAAAACTCTTGGCACCTGCTCGCATCCAGCGATGTCGTCGTCGCCGTCACCTCTGCCGCGGCACCCTGTTGTCTTGCTTATCGAGACAGTCGTTCGGCCTTTACTGTCACGTATTCCCCTAGGTGTGTAGGGAAAATGCTACTCGCAGGCGACACCCTGGCAGAGCTTCCGTATGGAGCCAACGTATTCCGGGGGAACAATGTTCCGATATTCTACTTTACACTTGTCGCATTGGACGAGATCCGCTGTCTTGTCGGACAAACACGATGGACAGAGCAGCCTGGCGATCATGTAGTCTGCAGAGTTCTTGTGTCGCAGGAATGAAACAAACCCAAGTCCCCGTCATCTTCCAGGTCCTGCAGAACCTTTTCGTCGCCGATTGGAATTCCGTCTATGATTACTTGAGGCAGATGGACTGCACATTCGTGTATTCTCCGCGCATATGTGTACGAGGAAACTTACCGACTTCGCCATTTTTGGAGAACTTGAGGATACTCTGGGCTTTCCACGAGTCCAAGAGCTCAATGTCCTTGAAATCTGCAGGGTGGTAAGTGTGAATACGGGCAACACACCAGTGGCTTTGGAAATGTCCTTGTTGGCGTCTATATGGTAGTAGACCAGGCCCTTACAGTCTAGCAAGTGCTGAGCTCGCTTAGAGCTAAAAAACTTCTGCTTTATGCCCCCAAAAGAGGTCGTTATGAGGACCACTTCGGCCAGTTGTTCTGTACGGACATGTACGACGATTGTGAGAAATTTACCGGCAGTTTGGGTTCCCTGTTTATTCAATCCAGGTTCCTCTCCAGGATCAGCGACTTGGCTGGGATCTGACATGGCGATTTAATCTGTCCCGGTGGATGCTCTGAGGACTCGCCCCCTTGGGTTCCCAGAGCTGAGTCTGAGCGCACTTGTCGGTCATTCTCAGGTCCATTGGCACTCGTCAGGGCTACACAGACGGACAGGGACGGCGCAGGAGACAGGAAAAGGAGCGTCAGGGGCGGGCGGCTGGCCGGAGGAGGGCTGGGACGACGGGAATGAGCACCGACGGCACCGTTGGCTTTGATTTTATGGAACTTTGCAGACACTGACGTTTTTGCGCGAAAGATTGCGACTCCCGGGGAGTACCAGACAGATTGGTGTTGGGTGTCTTTCCCATGACGTTGATGCTGGGAGTCGGCGAAACTTTCTCTAGAGGAGTTTGACGAGTGATTTTTAATAATGCGATGAGGAGTGTGTAGGTGGGTGGCGGTGATTCTGATGTTGTCTCGTCCGACGTTGAGATGTGTGAGCGCCTCTGGTCTTCCTGATCCATTCCGAGGCTCAGAATGATTCCTTTCGGCTGTATAAAAGTGTCTAGACCCGGACAATGCTGGTAAAATTGTATGGGGACTTGCTAGAGCTTGATGTGCAAAATGCTGTCTGGAGGGTTAATCCTTATCTAGGGTTTAGGAGAACTTGTGAGCCTCATGTAGTAAATGCCACCATTTCTCCATGTGCCGGGTGTCTTAATGTGTATATTCAAATGTTTTACGTGATACACATTAGAATTACATGTAAATTCCCTTCTCACATTGAATTCCGTGATATATATGTGTCGTAACGTTTAGCTCTTGATAGTGCTCTACCAAATGAATATGTAGTCTCGTACGTTTATCAGTCGAACATGTCTTGCTATTTTATTCATTCCAGCTGAGGTTTATATGATACAGTGTGTGATTGTCTATATTACCTAACCATGGGCTCCATTCTCAAGTCATACGCCTTCTGACATTATTCTTTCCTTCTATTACGCCAAAGATTGTCCTCTGGCTACTTTATAATAACTCTCGCGCTCCAAAGACAAACGTTGGACGCAATAACAAATAACGAGATCTGCCAATACCGGTGTAGGTGCAGACTCTAGCTCTGATTTCATGGCTTTAAGGTTTTATTTCATTTTAATATCCCGATTTGGATTAATTTGCTGAGAACACGCCAGTATTTTGGCTTatatatttgaaaagtAACTCTTGCCATTTTATGAATAGGCGGTAACATTCTTATGAAAGATACGTTTTAACGGGTTGTTGGTAACATTTTAGATTGCTGCGCTTTAAAAGCCTACTACACCCATGATTTTTTAATGAAGAAGTAATTTTATTTTAACCAAGGTAGTACACGCAGAACTCTATACCACCATGGTGGTTTCGGCGTTTTCGaatgataatgaagatTTCAAAA
This window encodes:
- a CDS encoding signal peptide containing protein (encoded by transcript BEWA_014050A), whose amino-acid sequence is MSPVCSCLILLLLGEAVSVRISRSGADSPGEKALISSDQIKETFKPDQGAAKGLEDAVPEGMSLENLVQGERKCHVQDAFSTSLKRSIEDGPLHRLFSGSNKLNAGPEKSPGSVDAHSGLEAKTVLTLDSPLLSECRAMDKVCKVPTESKGLKCSSTEFANLANTYLKFSLCSTEAALNQLYLGGSARNGNELGKEKMLRGTENGKFTYSLLDKRIESFSKAAADEKTRVIYEKSANALKTLRTLFHDCEEALVSPQVQHVLFNRWKMLAKSLCSLANGSDALLSSTFVDPGTHTVRMVIDAEEFLNEATKTFIQAYKPFEALLNTLQKSLLAEIIKLAQDGYENKVSVLTSLMNAKHDSSVDKSAIESMIGLPTSGMQFGPNLINPSLSESLLEIDGDENGHADKVDGHNANAVSMGNSDENGVDEPKVAREKDEQVQSKEKLAPIKSHEAAPVSMQPNDQSGGNDKDEHEKNGKDENKGATEKHATISPIVAIKSVLVPLGIFKIKQNSLEAKLDEEAIANAVKSALLDIDSERMLGKLLVAPQAALYSIYSTIDQMLLSPETNDQIGEMKRGKMVELKGKIVDEVEKFSQTFEGLYDQVRRSVASALEMEEQVDEGFILVSSSSGAKVSDMDESCLEKGALAERRLLHLQIHQVC
- a CDS encoding BT1 folate/biopterin transporter family protein (encoded by transcript BEWA_014020A) — protein: MLIFICGLIRLPLNIKMLFAFMSDSLPIFGSRRRSYLTIGSLTVLFAMLMLGIPNEQGIVATTSYLTLSYLGMTMCNVVGEALVIESGRHQSNDQVTRSMSAFCAFRKLTFAAILYLGAVLMMVVPTRKVFLIASVLPIIVFITTPFIQEREVVVFPSVQNQWSRLVTFASMPEIRKPAFFLFITMLAPSAWTAMFYFMTEKLHFEPELFGRLAAVQALAGLIGIYCYAKFFREVNVRKLFISAAILVSFFCLLSIVLVKRWNLAMGIPDSAFAITDNSMLEFVSEIYSIPIFVTSIRLCPQGIESSMYSLLWSIQFVGSNVSTYISALATHLFGVDKGNFDGLVPLIILCSVLHLIPIMFVWMIPEGVPGNTVGDQSELDSCLTHGKLNI
- a CDS encoding hypothetical protein (encoded by transcript BEWA_014030A) translates to MDVEYYKRDDDASVNSWEKVNGNYGPGYTPSDLQNILQRAKRGVDACPKVTIKIEQKTGEDGKESSYKDGNTSIKVTRSEFGSSYYKYIHKINDTPYFTLKDVTYKDGPISVKPKFSETCKVTSVSIYYWKYSGSGQPLLIKIAKEDGRGKANEIWHRKFDSPKSFDWITVSASDDVQLNVLDTLNCELNDVVEISVDVKPAPGNNEATYCHVEHDTKITVRINPDVKFFGFAAHEHYMKSSSSSYKKFHVSGFKEGNTSLDGIDQLPFLNVEYVIVFSSTCDNTSNERALLIYVSYDDQQKGEWFNRKILETVGKDWEEAVELQDKNPHNHYEPNNIEEKLWNLANALGIVCRNIPKYGPETGKLDNVLGGSSGTNSLPGLGGYADSHGSATSPKLEPGQTSEEEDTGGHGGDTDHLSSVTEHGPVPTVQSTSHGEITPDQPAKVISNPTDNVKTTVIVASTLVALALFASVIYISYKYVNEWGFRI
- a CDS encoding conserved hypothetical protein (encoded by transcript BEWA_014040A), whose translation is MGIMFEENDSLLLSNPKLLEAQPDSAFARICSFDESVLYSNGYFSSRNEVISCFISMINGVDLMSSLPVMYIYKNDFSLPPGLLNVYYAEYPTEGRISPEE
- a CDS encoding conserved hypothetical protein (encoded by transcript BEWA_014060A), which translates into the protein MSDPSQVADPGEEPGLNKQGTQTAEQLAEVVLITTSFGGIKQKFFSSKRAQHLLDCKGLVYYHIDANKDISKATDFKDIELLDSWKAQSILKFSKNGEVVHLPQVIIDGIPIGDEKVLQDLEDDGDLDYMIARLLCPSCLSDKTADLVQCDKCKVEYRNIVPPEYVGSIRKLCQGVACE